In Triticum aestivum cultivar Chinese Spring chromosome 5B, IWGSC CS RefSeq v2.1, whole genome shotgun sequence, the following proteins share a genomic window:
- the LOC123112877 gene encoding protein PAT1 homolog, giving the protein MESGDTKFDASQYAFFGNNVLEEVELGGLDDDDAGFVGPGDKEYTPIYGRDMLEDEGVGSFAGVDDLAGAFSKLTRTVNEPKQSGIVSRGGSLPGQTSTADWAQEAESSYWPTQPALGAEQRLDNKNWWSQPPHPAQFADSRLQRTSSSPQQDAQYNPIEPILGPRPSPLQRMSSYPHQEPQYNNIELIRGNGSRFTPALMQHPNGFIPPQMPPPHQQNGMLPIQHSPPQFSQLHAQMLGAQHSPPQNLQMFGPRHPSPQMMGRFDPNFVMPDLSDPRARSMLHHGRHGPRYPPQGFEPGNMRMDNRWQRFRSKYMSTEEIENIARMQKAATQITDPYIDDYYHQACLARKSAGAQLKHYFCPTLIRDTSSRTRSKDEPHAYLQVDALGRLPFSSIRRPRPLLDVEEASEPSDSTTEKSASKSLDQEPMLAARITIEDGLCLLLDVDDIDRLLHFSKQPDGGLQLRNRRQALLEQLAESLQLVDPLTSNKDAPLSQNDDLVFLRIVSLPKGRKLLSRYIDLVTSGSELARVVCMAVFRNLRSIFGNLPSDSSIAGTTTKLVCAVSTCVVRMDLSGLSACLAAVACSSQQPPLRPLGYAAGDGASVIIKSLLDRATDLLTDQHVASAYSMQNRTLWQASFDAFFGLLMGYCMSKFDTVVHTVQMQPAAAAVISRETPVELLRASLPHTNEYQRKQLLSFAQRTVPVNSSSSHGSGNVPMASEYVQS; this is encoded by the exons GACGAAGGTGTAGGTTCATTTGCTGGTGTTGATGATCTTGCCGGGGCATTCTCAAAG CTGACCAGAACTGTTAATGAACCAAAGCAATCAGGAATAGTTAGTCGTGGGGGATCGTTACCTGGACAAA CTTCCACTGCTGACTGGGCACAAGAGGCTGAATCATCGTACTGGCCTACACAGCCTGCATTGGGTGCTGAACAACGGCTGGACAACAAAAACTGGTGGTCTCAACCACCCCATCCAGCCCAGTTTGCTGATTCCAGACTTCAGAGGACATCCTCATCCCCGCAACAAGATGCTCAGTACAATCCTATTGAACCTATTCTCGGACCAAGGCCATCTCCTTTGCAGAGAATGTCATCATATCCTCACCAAGAGCCGCAATACAATAATATTGAACTGATTCGTGGGAATGGTAGCAGATTTACACCAGCTTTGATGCAGCATCCAAATGGATTTATACCACCTCAAATGCCGCCACCCCATCAACAAAACGGAATGCTCCCAATTCAACACTCTCCACCCCAGTTCTCACAACTACATGCCCAGATGCTTGGTGCCCAACATTCTCCGCCACAAAATCTGCAGATGTTTGGTCCTCGGCATCCTTCACCACAAATGATGGGTAGATTTGATCCAAATTTTGTTATGCCTGACTTGAGTGATCCCAGAGCCAGATCGATGTTACACCATGGAAGGCATGGCCCGCGCTATCCTCCCCAAGGTTTTGAGCCTGGTAATATGAGAATGGATAATAGGTGGCAGCGGTTCAGATCCAAGTACATGTCCACTGAAGAAATTGAGAACATCGCAAGGATGCAGAAAGCTGCCACTCAGATCACCGATCCATATATTGATGATTACTATCATCAAGCTTGTTTGGCCAGAAAATCAGCAGGAGCACAACTGAAGCACTACTTCTGTCCAACCTTGATCAGAGATACATCTTCTCGTACACGCAGTAAGGATGAGCCACATGCATATCTTCAGGTTGATGCTCTTGGGAGGCTTCCATTTTCCTCCATCCGCAGGCCCCGTCCGCTCCTTGATGTTGAAGAAGCCTCTGAACCAAGTGATAGCACTACTGAAAAATCTGCTTCAAAATCTCTTGACCAAGAGCCGATGCTGGCTGCTAGAATCACAATTGAAGATGGCCTTTGCCTACTACTGGATGTGGATGATATAGATCGTTTGCTTCACTTTAGTAAACAGCCAGATGGTGGTTTGCAACTTAGAAACAGAAGACAGGCTCTTCTCGAGCAGCTGGCAGAATCACTGCAATTAGTTGATCCACTTACATCTAATAAGGATGCACCTCTGTCGCAAAATGATGATCTAGTGTTTCTCCGCATAGTATCTCTACCGAAGGGCCGGAAACTACTTTCTCGTTATATTGATCTTGTTACTTCAGGTAGTGAGCTTGCAAGGGTTGTTTGCATGGCAGTTTTCCGGAATCTAAGATCTATATTCGGCAATTTGCCCTCTGATAGCAGCATAGCTGGGACCACAACTAAACTTGTATGTGCCGTATCCACCTGTGTTGTTCGGATGGACTTGAGTGGACTCAGTGCTTGTCTTGCAGCTGTTGCGTGTTCGTCACAGCAACCACCTCTTCGACCTCTGGGATATGCTGCTGGTGACGGCGCTTCTGTCATCATAAAGTCTCTACTGGACAGAGCTACAGATCTTCTTACTGATCAACATGTGGCCTCTGCTTACAGCATGCAGAACCGAACTCTATGGCAGGCATCATTTGATGCCTTCTTCGGGCTACTTATGGGGTATTGCATGAGTAAATTTGATACTGTGGTTCATACAGTGCAAATGCAACCTGCTGCTGCAGCTGTGATAAGCAGGGAAACACCAGTGGAGCTGTTGCGTGCCAGCCTTCCTCACACAAATGAGTATCAGCGCAAGCAGTTGCTCAGTTTCGCTCAGCGCACTGTGCCTGTCAACAGCTCTAGTTCCCATGGGTCTGGTAATGTGCCGATGGCATCAGAATATGTCCAGAGCTGA